A window from Drosophila subobscura isolate 14011-0131.10 chromosome O, UCBerk_Dsub_1.0, whole genome shotgun sequence encodes these proteins:
- the LOC117896614 gene encoding cystinosin homolog has protein sequence MKTFLALLCWAAVALVNGQTSRSLTVDSHDITVLLNSNETFIVFAKEDLTAPVSVRLVKEHDDHLNLDPESFIYAAGATGNQTVVITGLRAGYVAVTAIDAANEIIEDVYLRVTVAMSKGLIYTSIVFGWVYFVAWSVSFYPQIWINFRRKSVEGLNFDFVILNIVGFTLYSMFNCGLYFFDSMQQEYESRHPRGLNPVMLNDVVFSLHAMFATIITIVQCCIYERAGQRVSWTAYSLLSVFAVVVVVSASLAAASVLHWLDFLYYCSYVKLAITIIKYVPQALMNYRRKSTAGWSIGNILLDFTGGTLSMLQMILNGFNYDDWASIFGDPTKFGLGLFSVLFDVFFMLQHYVFYRHSSKSSNSDLTTVTEATNQTPIEPRHETTEKY, from the exons ATGAAAACCTTTTTGGCCCTACTCTGCTGGGCAGCAG TTGCCTTGGTAAATGGACAAACCAGTCGAAGCCTAACAGTCGACTCCCATGACATCACCGTTCTGCTGAACTCCAACGAGACTTTCATTGTCTTTGCCAA GGAAGATCTAACAGCGCCTGTGAGCGTCAGACTAGTGAAAGAGCATGACGATCACTTGAACTTGGATCCTGAGTCATTCATCTATGCAGCGGGTGCAACTGGCAACCAGACGGTGGTGATAACCGGCCTAAGGGCTGGCTATGTGGCCGTCACAGCCATCGATGCTGCCAACGAAAT cattgAGGATGTCTATCTGCGCGTCACTGTGGCCATGTCGAAGGGCCTCATCTACACCTCCATTGTGTTTGGTTGGGTTTACTTTGTGGCCTGGTCCGTCTCCTTTTATCCACAAATTTGGATCAACTTTCGGCGCAAGTCGGTGGAGGGTCTCAACTTTGACTTTGTCATCCTGAACATTGTGGGCTTCACCCTCTACAGCATGTTCAACTGCGGCCTGTACTTCTTTGACAGCATGCAGCAGGAATACGAGAGTCGGCATCCGCGTGGCCTCAATCCGGTGATGCTGAACGATGTGGTCTTCTCGCTGCATGCCATGTTTGCCACCATCATAACAATCGTTCAATGCTGCATCTATGAG CGCGCTGGTCAAAGGGTCTCGTGGACGGCCTACTCCTTGCTGAGCGTCTTTGCTGTGGTCGTCGTTGTGTCCGCCTCGCTGGCCGCAGCCTCTGTGCTCCACTGGCTGGACTTTCTCTACTACTGCAGCTATGTGAAGCTGGCCATTACCATAATCAAGTATGTGCCGCAGGCGCTCATGAACTACCGCAGGAAGAGCACAGCGGGCTG GAGCATTGGCAACATTCTGCTGGACTTTACCGGTGGCACGCTGAGCATGCTGCAAATGATTCTAAATGGTTTCAACTATG ATGATTGGGCTTCGATTTTCGGGGATCCCACCAAGTTTGGCCTGGGCCTGTTCTCGGTGCTCTTCGATGTGTTCTTCATGCTGCAGCATTATGTGTTCTACAG GCACTCGAGCAAGTCCTCAAACTCTGACCTCACCACCGTCACAGAAGCCACAAACCAAACACCCATCGAGCCTAGACACGAGACTACCGAGAAATATTAG
- the LOC117896611 gene encoding scaffold protein salvador produces the protein MNYLTILLCNRKPTMLSRRKEKSQAHKEGVVGKYVKKDTPPEIPVINVWTSDQRSKKKTLQRCASTSPSCEFKPRSSSTSRNTYSCNDAQPDYYHARRAQSQLPLNPHTHAHHPPLPPLQYRASSNQLQLSQGSSSNYVNIEQIERMQRQQSSPLLQTPTSGFQRSYSTTPKHSHPHMAAASYDAEQGLLSASYANMLQLQRRPHSPAHYALQQQQQQQQQSQHQLHQQHASTPFGSTLRFDPAAMSIRDRQPRYQPTRSPMQQQQQQLQHQQLAAHLGGSYSSDSYPIYENPYRVSSMRATQSQRSESPIYSNTTASSATLAVVPTHHHLTVPSGGGSLSGSGRGGSSGSIRGASTSVQSLYAPPPTPPAAVVATTGGGAAAAGSVNGSLQKVPSQQSLTETEELPLPPGWATQYTLHGRKYYIDHNAHTTHWNHPLEREGLPVGWRRVVSKLHGTYYENQYTGQCQRQHPCLTSYYVYTTSAEPPKAIMPEASMYAPPAHTHNALVPANPYLLEEIPKWLAVYSEADSSKDHLLQFNMFSLPELEGFDSMLVRLFKQELGTIVGYYERYRRALILEKSRRAGQNQSQ, from the exons ATGAACTATTTAACAATTTTGCTGTGCAACCGAAAACCGACGATGCTCTCGCGCCGCAAGGAGAAATCCCAGGCACACAAAGAGGGCGTGGTGGGCAAGTATGTGAAGAAGGACACGCCACCGGAGATACCGGTGATCAATGTGTGGACCAGCGATCAGCGATCCAAGAAGAAGACGCTGCAGCGTTGCGCCAGCACCTCGCCCAGCTGTGAGTTCAAGCCGCGCAGTTCCAGCACCAGTCGCAACACGTACTCCTGCAACGATGCGCAGCCGGACTACTACCATGCGCGTCGCGCCCAGAGCCAGCTGCCGCTCAATCCGCACACGCACGCCCACCAtccaccgctgccgccgctccaGTAccgcgccagcagcaaccagctgcagctcagccagggcagcagcagcaactacgtGAACATCGAGCAGATTGAGCGCATGCAGCGCCAGCAGTCGTCGCCGCTGCTCCAGACTCCCACCAGCGGCTTCCAGCGCAGCTACTCCACCACGCCGAAGCACTCGCATCCGCACATGGCTGCCGCCAGCTATGACGCGGAGCAGGGGCTGCTGAGCGCCTCCTATGCCAACATGTTGCAGCTACAGCGCCGTCCCCACTCTCCTGCCCACTACgccctccagcagcagcagcaacagcagcagcagtcacagcaTCAGCTGCATCAGCAACACGCCTCAACGCCGTTTGGGTCCACTCTGCGATTTGATCCGGCTGCCATGTCCATCAGGGATCGACAGCCACGCTATCAGCCGACAAG ATCTccaatgcaacagcagcagcagcagcttcagcatcagcagctggcTGCACACTTGGGCGGCAGCTACTCGAGCGACTCGTATCCCATCTATGAGAATCCGTATCGCGTCTCCTCCATGCGTGCGACCCAGTCGCAGCGCTCAGAGTCGCCCATCTACAGCAACACGACAGCTTCGTCGGCCACCCTGGCGGTGGTGCCGACACATCACCATCTGACGGTGCCTTCGGGCGGTGGATCGCTGAGTGGCAGCGGGCGCGGCGGCAGCTCTGGCAGCATACGCGGAGCCTCTACCTCAGTGCAATCTCTGTACgccccaccacccacaccgcCGGCCGCTGTTGTGGCAACCACTGGCGGTGGTGCTGCAGCGGCGGGCAGTGTGAATGGTTCGCTGCAGAAGGTGCCGTCACAGCAGTCGCTCACTGAGACCgaggagctgccgctgccgccaggCTGGGCCACGCAGTACACGCTGCACGGGCGCAAGTATTACATCGATCACAATGCCCACACAACGCACTGGAACCATCCGCTGGAGCGTGAGGGTCTGCCCGTGGGCTGGCGTCGCGTGGTGTCCAAGCTGCATGGCACATACTACGAGAATCAGTACACgggccagtgccagcgccagcatcCGTGCCTGACATCCTACTACGTATACACCACATCGGCGGAGCCGCCCAAGGCGATCATGCCAGAGGCATCGATGTACGCACCgcctgcccacacacacaacgccCTGGTGCCGGCCAATCCGTATCTGCTCGAGGAGATACCCAAGTGGCTGGCCGTCTACTCCGAGGCGGACTCCTCCAAGGACCATCTGCTGCAGTTCAACATGTTCAGCCTGCCCGAGCTGGAGGGCTTCGACAGCATGCTGGTGCGTCTCTTCAAGCAAGAGCTGGGCACCATTGTGGGCTACTACGAGCGTTATCG TCGCGCTTTAATACTCGAGAAGAGTCGACGCGCcggccagaaccagagccaatAG